The sequence GGCAGCGCAAGCTGAGAAGCTAGCTACGCTTGCGCAATTCCGGATGCACCTCGATTTCGCGGCGCAGCGAAGCGGTGGCGTTCACGTAAGGCTCCTGCCTGGCGACGCTCCAATATTTCAGCTCGTCCAGGGGGATGTTTTCCCCGGTCACCGCGCAGCGCACGAACGAGCCTGGGCTGGTGACCTGGAAATCGCCATCGAGATAGCGGATGCGGGCTTCCTTGCCGCCCGGGCCTTCGAAACGGTTCATCATGCGGTGGTGCCAAGTGTCATACAGATTTCATCGCCACAAATCTGCGGCCGGGTCAAGCTTGCGA comes from Mesorhizobium japonicum MAFF 303099 and encodes:
- a CDS encoding DUF2093 domain-containing protein is translated as MMNRFEGPGGKEARIRYLDGDFQVTSPGSFVRCAVTGENIPLDELKYWSVARQEPYVNATASLRREIEVHPELRKRS